In one Candidatus Krumholzibacteriota bacterium genomic region, the following are encoded:
- a CDS encoding DUF4900 domain-containing protein has product MSIFRFNGGNEEGSALVIVILIMVALTGIAFGLSSLSVNETQLASNEMLDKQVFYLAEAGVEKSLRHLSELTVPFTGSGTNKDQPVELYDKADLYGKGTVTVYLDPLDSNTGNPSRFVMATVRATLNGTGISKVLQVQVGQQNFSRYAYFSDMEKSPSGSTIWFYENDEFHGPVHTNDQMHIYGNPDFYGEASSAAADIDYYHGGPPQDDPQFHKGLTLNASRIDLPTDTSMLLNAATASGGLALTGNPVAIEFMVDGGGNPYLRVKIGGTTNDMSYPANGVIYVSGRAEVKGRIKGQVTVGCSGDIFITDNLVYDTDPRTDPTSTDLCGLVAEGNVTMADNTANRDSADETVMAAIMALDTSWGVENYSSGSPRGDLVVYGGIIQKQRGAVGTFGSYGISTGYNKDYNYDSRLMDTPPPAFPTTGQVEKIAWNEIDPSTDLSRNFW; this is encoded by the coding sequence ATGAGTATATTCAGATTCAACGGCGGAAACGAAGAGGGCTCGGCTCTCGTGATCGTCATCCTTATCATGGTGGCGCTGACCGGGATAGCTTTCGGCCTCAGCTCGTTGTCAGTCAACGAGACGCAGCTCGCTTCGAACGAGATGCTTGACAAGCAGGTATTCTATCTTGCCGAAGCGGGAGTGGAAAAAAGCCTGCGGCACCTCAGTGAGTTGACAGTGCCGTTTACCGGTTCCGGGACGAACAAGGACCAGCCTGTCGAACTCTATGACAAAGCCGATCTCTATGGCAAGGGGACTGTGACGGTCTATCTCGATCCTCTCGATTCCAATACCGGGAATCCGTCGCGGTTTGTAATGGCTACGGTGCGGGCGACTCTTAACGGAACAGGTATATCGAAGGTTTTGCAGGTACAGGTGGGACAGCAGAATTTTTCCAGGTACGCCTATTTCTCTGATATGGAAAAATCTCCGAGCGGATCGACTATATGGTTTTACGAGAATGATGAATTTCATGGCCCGGTCCATACGAATGACCAGATGCATATATACGGAAACCCCGATTTTTACGGTGAAGCGTCAAGCGCGGCAGCCGATATTGATTATTATCATGGCGGTCCTCCCCAGGACGACCCGCAGTTTCACAAGGGGTTGACTCTCAATGCCTCACGCATAGACCTTCCGACCGATACGAGCATGCTTTTAAACGCCGCTACAGCGAGCGGAGGGCTTGCGCTGACCGGGAATCCGGTCGCGATTGAATTTATGGTCGATGGAGGGGGCAATCCGTATCTCAGGGTGAAGATCGGTGGCACGACCAACGACATGAGCTATCCCGCCAATGGCGTCATCTATGTCTCCGGAAGGGCAGAGGTCAAGGGAAGGATCAAGGGACAGGTCACTGTCGGGTGCAGCGGGGATATCTTCATAACCGACAATCTTGTCTATGATACCGATCCGAGGACCGATCCGACGTCGACAGACCTCTGCGGGCTTGTCGCGGAAGGAAACGTGACGATGGCTGACAATACGGCGAACCGCGACTCTGCTGACGAGACCGTCATGGCGGCTATAATGGCTCTCGATACGTCGTGGGGAGTCGAGAACTACAGTTCAGGAAGCCCGCGGGGCGACCTGGTCGTCTATGGCGGGATCATACAGAAGCAGAGAGGTGCTGTCGGAACATTCGGGTCTTACGGTATAAGCACCGGGTATAACAAAGACTACAACTATGACAGCAGGTTGATGGATACGCCTCCTCCCGCTTTTCCGACTACGGGGCAGGTGGAAAAAATCGCGTGGAACGAGATCGATCCCTCTACCGATCTGTCGCGTAACTTCTGGTAG
- a CDS encoding choice-of-anchor J domain-containing protein, with amino-acid sequence MKKRNSRSGFTLVEMMIGLLVVGLLIIGAYGVLISQKKASDAENSYIDAQQNGRVALETMQKDLRLAGLNIDDFNGQPVFIDAAPYQVIFNADISSGINGVQGMSTSESVPLSDGTSYTPGMLPGESIGALSRYNNNAETIRYTLDHDDNGIVDATDVYTITQNPDDYAIYREENGYKKDMIASGIRGRNNYPDGTFPEPVFKYYGDYSGTGVITLWGDNNGDGRLSQAEIASVTPVSQNMLSRIIEVQVTIEAESATMQAGYSGRHSAPSAPRNYRSVTMTSKIRPRNVGTGSANLHACGNPPGAPSSLTAVDTPKDAGESITLGFDASFDESGGEEDLTSYNVYRRIEGMSEWECIGMSVPKGISSYVYVDDASSPAGGPQIGTSYYYYVTAWDCRPQESVMSNIAGPVQAVPNGPDPPVITDAFDTPCDNVDEVTVVVKRSIDDLGGASTLVDRYEVYRSNEGGGGILSKTLVGIINADGSEYYNFLDSQAGNLAGQPPEANNYYYYVARALSGAPDTIPSVNSNEYGGVFYSGAGDVSACQLTNVFDYPDDEGESLVLTWAESPSEACVPAVVSGYIVERKSIFEPAWTPVFACLPDEGTSFSHIDVDLTRGAEYTYRVITRSFEGSEVPSNEMTGVPLRNTELDPPENLAANDILCDATGSVNVTFENAPQDIAPAGSVDYYRIYRKVEFGGYFQIAEVEATGSDTYLFVDGPSTNPSDPPVIGEFYYYQATAYDSDNSRESSPSNEGYTMSDGEPGAPRITSAYDTPVDAGGSITVVFDRSADDGHCTDNVIVYRIYREESAIGAFDHIVGEITAVGSVSYTFTDDELFGLDPPLDGVAYYYSVRAVETSGEESVNSNVFGPVFSICQEASSYIVFEDDFEGDKGWTHNMLRTQDDWQRGTPAGKGGENNGNDDPASAHSGNYCYGNDLGEDGWNGQYKNNTDNELITPSGAIDCSSSSNVVLQFYRWLNIEAPAYDQASIYISIAGTAGPWTRIWRNPTEITDDEWTFVELDIAEWADGEADVAIRFRLKTDGGSAYSGWNIDDVVVRENAATP; translated from the coding sequence ATGAAAAAAAGAAACAGCAGATCGGGGTTCACCCTTGTCGAGATGATGATAGGATTGCTCGTGGTAGGGCTTCTTATCATAGGAGCGTACGGCGTTCTGATATCTCAGAAGAAGGCGTCTGACGCGGAAAACAGCTATATCGACGCTCAGCAGAACGGGAGAGTCGCGCTCGAGACGATGCAGAAGGATCTGAGGCTCGCGGGATTGAACATTGACGATTTTAACGGGCAGCCGGTTTTTATCGACGCTGCTCCATACCAGGTGATCTTCAATGCCGATATCTCATCGGGGATCAATGGAGTCCAGGGGATGAGTACGAGCGAGAGCGTCCCTCTCAGCGATGGCACGTCGTATACTCCGGGGATGTTGCCCGGAGAGAGTATCGGCGCCCTTTCAAGGTATAATAATAATGCCGAGACGATCAGGTATACTCTCGACCATGATGATAACGGTATCGTCGACGCGACGGACGTATATACGATTACTCAGAATCCCGACGATTACGCGATCTACAGGGAAGAGAACGGATACAAGAAGGATATGATCGCCTCCGGGATACGCGGAAGGAACAACTACCCCGACGGGACATTTCCAGAACCGGTTTTCAAATATTACGGTGATTATTCAGGTACCGGAGTGATCACTCTCTGGGGCGACAATAATGGCGACGGCCGGTTGAGCCAGGCCGAGATCGCCTCGGTGACGCCTGTCTCCCAGAATATGCTGAGCAGGATCATCGAGGTCCAGGTCACTATTGAAGCGGAGTCGGCGACCATGCAGGCCGGGTATTCAGGGCGCCACAGCGCTCCGAGCGCTCCGCGCAACTATCGCTCCGTGACGATGACGAGCAAGATCCGTCCAAGGAATGTCGGAACGGGAAGCGCCAACCTTCACGCGTGCGGTAATCCCCCCGGAGCGCCATCGAGTCTTACCGCCGTCGATACTCCAAAAGATGCCGGTGAAAGCATAACCCTTGGATTTGACGCTTCGTTCGACGAATCGGGCGGTGAAGAGGACCTTACCAGCTATAACGTCTACCGCAGGATAGAGGGGATGTCGGAATGGGAATGTATCGGGATGAGCGTGCCAAAGGGTATCTCTTCCTATGTCTATGTAGATGACGCGTCCTCCCCCGCCGGAGGGCCGCAGATCGGTACGTCGTACTATTATTACGTCACCGCGTGGGACTGCCGGCCGCAGGAATCTGTGATGTCGAATATAGCCGGGCCAGTCCAGGCTGTTCCGAATGGACCGGACCCGCCAGTCATTACCGACGCTTTTGATACTCCCTGCGACAACGTTGATGAGGTAACGGTGGTCGTCAAAAGGTCGATCGATGATCTCGGCGGAGCGAGTACTCTTGTCGACCGGTATGAGGTCTATCGCAGCAACGAAGGTGGTGGAGGGATCCTGTCAAAGACTCTCGTCGGAATAATCAATGCCGACGGATCTGAATACTATAATTTCCTCGACAGCCAGGCAGGCAACCTTGCCGGACAGCCTCCCGAGGCGAACAACTACTACTATTATGTCGCAAGGGCGCTCAGCGGCGCGCCTGACACGATCCCGTCAGTGAATTCGAATGAATATGGAGGAGTCTTTTACTCGGGCGCCGGCGATGTCTCGGCGTGCCAGCTGACAAATGTCTTCGATTATCCTGATGACGAGGGAGAATCACTTGTCCTTACATGGGCTGAATCTCCATCTGAAGCGTGCGTTCCCGCTGTCGTCTCGGGATATATAGTGGAACGTAAGTCGATATTTGAACCTGCTTGGACTCCCGTTTTTGCCTGCCTGCCGGACGAGGGGACAAGCTTCAGCCATATCGACGTTGATCTGACGAGAGGCGCCGAATATACATATCGCGTGATAACGCGCTCTTTCGAGGGATCGGAAGTGCCGTCCAACGAGATGACCGGTGTGCCATTGAGAAATACGGAACTCGATCCTCCGGAGAATCTCGCTGCCAACGATATCCTTTGCGACGCGACCGGTTCGGTGAACGTCACCTTCGAGAACGCCCCGCAGGACATAGCCCCGGCAGGGTCTGTCGACTACTACCGTATATACCGGAAGGTCGAATTTGGAGGATACTTCCAGATCGCAGAAGTAGAGGCGACCGGTTCTGATACGTATCTCTTTGTCGATGGACCTTCAACGAATCCATCAGATCCTCCCGTTATCGGAGAGTTCTATTATTATCAGGCTACAGCCTACGACTCTGATAACAGCAGGGAATCTTCTCCGTCCAATGAAGGGTACACGATGTCGGATGGAGAGCCGGGAGCTCCGAGGATAACTTCAGCTTATGATACGCCGGTCGACGCGGGCGGTAGTATCACTGTCGTCTTCGACAGGTCTGCCGATGACGGACATTGCACCGACAATGTCATCGTTTACAGGATATACAGGGAGGAGAGCGCTATCGGCGCTTTCGATCACATCGTCGGTGAGATAACAGCTGTGGGATCTGTCAGCTACACTTTCACAGATGACGAACTCTTCGGCCTCGATCCTCCGCTGGACGGAGTCGCCTATTATTATTCAGTGAGGGCGGTGGAGACGAGCGGAGAGGAATCGGTCAACTCCAACGTATTCGGTCCCGTATTCTCGATCTGTCAGGAAGCTTCGTCGTATATCGTCTTCGAGGACGATTTTGAGGGCGACAAGGGGTGGACTCACAACATGCTGAGGACGCAGGACGACTGGCAGAGAGGGACTCCCGCCGGAAAAGGCGGAGAAAATAACGGTAACGATGATCCTGCCTCTGCCCATTCGGGAAATTACTGCTACGGAAACGATCTCGGTGAAGACGGGTGGAATGGCCAGTATAAGAATAATACCGATAACGAACTCATAACTCCTTCGGGAGCGATCGACTGTTCATCGAGCTCGAATGTCGTACTTCAGTTCTACAGGTGGCTCAATATCGAAGCACCTGCCTATGACCAGGCGAGCATATATATAAGCATCGCCGGCACAGCCGGCCCATGGACGAGGATCTGGCGGAATCCGACTGAAATAACCGATGATGAGTGGACATTCGTCGAACTCGATATTGCGGAATGGGCTGATGGAGAGGCAGATGTAGCGATCAGGTTCAGGTTGAAGACTGATGGAGGTTCGGCATATTCCGGCTGGAATATCGATGATGTCGTAGTAAGGGAAAATGCCGCGACTCCGTAA
- a CDS encoding prepilin-type N-terminal cleavage/methylation domain-containing protein: MFDKILPRSQKGMTLVEVIVALTVFAIGVLGLSRVMFRAMHANMNSKHTVVATNLAHEKMEEVIGSIRYSAINSTNFPSEDFEQVNVADPEYRIFKRTVAISDSLNAVGNSVMKEITVRVEWRQADRVRNVELKSSISRFKDINL, translated from the coding sequence ATGTTTGACAAGATTTTGCCGCGGTCGCAAAAAGGAATGACTCTCGTGGAGGTCATTGTCGCGCTGACAGTATTCGCTATAGGCGTGCTCGGTCTCAGCAGGGTGATGTTCAGGGCGATGCATGCCAACATGAATTCAAAACATACCGTGGTAGCGACCAACCTCGCACATGAGAAAATGGAAGAGGTGATCGGTTCGATCAGATACAGCGCGATCAATTCGACTAATTTTCCGAGTGAAGATTTCGAACAGGTAAACGTTGCCGATCCGGAGTACAGGATATTCAAAAGGACTGTCGCTATCTCCGATTCGCTGAACGCCGTAGGAAACAGCGTTATGAAAGAAATCACGGTGAGAGTCGAATGGCGGCAGGCGGACAGGGTGCGAAACGTTGAATTAAAATCGAGCATAAGCCGGTTCAAGGATATCAACCTGTAA